From a single Glycine soja cultivar W05 chromosome 19, ASM419377v2, whole genome shotgun sequence genomic region:
- the LOC114399595 gene encoding uncharacterized protein LOC114399595 isoform X1: protein MEDDQLELCNDDGFVFKRKRRRVDAPPPPPSEPDQEAAEKFRRERKKQTLLKLKSKYEKEILQWESFSNTLRSMQQLHTTPQQQPQPNLSLSLPSTDSAGTSLLRDLLLQQVEAQDAIIRDVSNLCDIAEAVCVKREEQLKQTLFDLPIWASPLELMQGLCDGDDD from the exons ATGGAAGACGACCAATTGGAACTCTGCAACGACGACGGCTTCGTCTTCAAGCGCAAGCGCCGCCGCGTCGACGCCCCACCGCCGCCGCCCTCCGAGCCCGACCAAGAGGCGGCGGAAAAATTCCGGAGAGAGCGCAAGAAACAAACCCTACTCAAGCTCAAATCCAAGTATGAGAAAGAGATTCTTCAATGGGAATCATTCTCGAACACCTTGCGCTCAATGCAACAACTACACACCACTCCACAACAACAGCCCCAACCAAACCTAAGCCTATCTCTTCCTTCCACCGATTCCGCCGGTACCTCCCTCCTCCGCGACCTCCTATTGCag CAGGTGGAGGCGCAGGATGCAATAATTCGTGATGTGTCAAATTTGTGCGACATAGCGGAAGCGGTGTGCGTTAAGAGAGAAGAACAGCTTAAACAAACCTTGTTCGATCTTCCAATCTGGGCTTCTCCGCTCGAACTTATGCAAGGGCTAtgtgatggtgatgatgattga
- the LOC114399595 gene encoding uncharacterized protein LOC114399595 isoform X2, whose amino-acid sequence MEDDQLELCNDDGFVFKRKRRRVDAPPPPPSEPDQEAAEKFRRERKKQTLLKLKSKYEKEILQWESFSNTLRSMQQLHTTPQQQPQPNLSLSLPSTDSAGTSLLRDLLLQVEAQDAIIRDVSNLCDIAEAVCVKREEQLKQTLFDLPIWASPLELMQGLCDGDDD is encoded by the exons ATGGAAGACGACCAATTGGAACTCTGCAACGACGACGGCTTCGTCTTCAAGCGCAAGCGCCGCCGCGTCGACGCCCCACCGCCGCCGCCCTCCGAGCCCGACCAAGAGGCGGCGGAAAAATTCCGGAGAGAGCGCAAGAAACAAACCCTACTCAAGCTCAAATCCAAGTATGAGAAAGAGATTCTTCAATGGGAATCATTCTCGAACACCTTGCGCTCAATGCAACAACTACACACCACTCCACAACAACAGCCCCAACCAAACCTAAGCCTATCTCTTCCTTCCACCGATTCCGCCGGTACCTCCCTCCTCCGCGACCTCCTATTGCag GTGGAGGCGCAGGATGCAATAATTCGTGATGTGTCAAATTTGTGCGACATAGCGGAAGCGGTGTGCGTTAAGAGAGAAGAACAGCTTAAACAAACCTTGTTCGATCTTCCAATCTGGGCTTCTCCGCTCGAACTTATGCAAGGGCTAtgtgatggtgatgatgattga
- the LOC114399741 gene encoding probable glucuronokinase 2, translating to MGEIEMRGESNGYARVGLLGNPSDVYYGKTISFSVANFCSTVTLGPSDEPLHDPRDHNFTPSYAINIPRQVNVWR from the exons ATGGGGGAGATAGAGATGAGAGGAGAAAGCAATGGGTATGCGAGGGTGGGTTTGCTCGGAAACCCAAGCGATGTGTATTACGGCAAAACGATATCGTTTAGCGTCGCCAACTTCTGCTCCACCGTCACGCTTGGTCCCTCCGACGAGCCCCTCCACGATCCTCGCGACCACAATTTCACTCCCTCCTACGCCATCAATATTCCTCGCCAG GTTAATGTTTGGAGGTGA